From one Rhodoferax sp. PAMC 29310 genomic stretch:
- a CDS encoding transglutaminase family protein: MTQVRISHTTVYHYRTPVSLSPHRLMLRPRESRELQLLSHTLKVSPDVTVAWANDVWGNAIATASFSGQTDVLRIESKLELDLTGNPWPIFNITAAAQSYPFYYSNDDRADLGALAIQQYLDPMGRLQKWARSFVRGAAPDTLELLKAISHGVSEALQYEVRESEGTQTPIESLDRGKGSCRDFAILFAEAVRSLDIGARIVSGYLYDPQSTQTGSSGSGSTHAWTEVYVPGAGWITFDPTNRSIGGFNLVPVAVARDITLLMPVSGSYVGAADAFAGMEVEVLVS, translated from the coding sequence GTGACCCAAGTTCGAATCAGCCATACAACGGTCTATCACTACCGCACCCCCGTCAGCCTGAGTCCGCACCGGCTGATGTTGCGCCCCAGAGAAAGCCGTGAACTGCAACTGCTCTCGCACACGCTGAAGGTGTCACCGGATGTCACGGTTGCGTGGGCCAACGACGTCTGGGGCAATGCGATTGCGACGGCGTCGTTCAGCGGCCAGACCGACGTGTTGCGGATTGAGAGCAAGCTCGAACTGGACCTCACCGGCAACCCCTGGCCGATTTTCAACATTACGGCAGCAGCCCAGAGCTACCCTTTCTACTATTCGAACGACGATCGCGCTGACTTGGGAGCGTTGGCCATCCAGCAGTACCTTGACCCCATGGGCCGCCTGCAAAAATGGGCCCGGTCATTCGTGCGGGGCGCCGCACCCGACACGCTGGAGTTGCTGAAGGCCATCAGCCACGGCGTGTCTGAAGCCCTGCAGTACGAGGTGCGCGAAAGCGAAGGCACCCAAACGCCCATCGAATCGCTGGACCGCGGCAAGGGCTCGTGCCGCGACTTCGCCATTTTGTTCGCCGAAGCGGTACGCAGCCTGGACATCGGCGCCCGCATCGTGTCGGGCTATCTGTACGACCCGCAAAGCACCCAGACGGGCTCCTCGGGGTCCGGCTCCACCCATGCGTGGACCGAGGTCTATGTGCCGGGGGCGGGATGGATCACCTTCGACCCGACCAACCGCAGCATCGGCGGATTCAACCTGGTCCCGGTCGCCGTGGCCCGCGACATCACGCTGTTGATGCCGGTGTCAGGCAGCTATGTGGGCGCCGCTGACGCGTTTGCGGGCATGGAGGTTGAAGTCCTCGTGAGCTGA
- the yjjJ gene encoding type II toxin-antitoxin system HipA family toxin YjjJ, with amino-acid sequence MTTDNPLVPKVLQALRRQGGVLSSAELQEQLGVSQPTVSRALAPLVQAGQVQKVGAARSQRYVLPRTVAGVGREVPVMRVNEQGQASPFARLVPLQGGAVWVDEADGLSQQHGGLPWFLDDMRPQGFMGRTFAHAHPELQLGTDPRHWNDDDVLRALALFGDDLPGNLVVGEAAFQRFHTLPQRASRAESHADYPRMAEQAMQGTLSGSSAGGEQPKFCTRHGERHVIVKFSPAGDAPVDQRLRDLLVCEHLALSVLAQAGLPAAKTNIVSGGGRIFLEAERFDRTAHGRIGMVSLMVYDNEYVGEMDNWAATANRMLSRGLLTPKDARTLRLLEAYGVLIANTDRHYGNISLILDQDDWTLSPTYDMLPMMYAPVGGELVARDFAARPLQPTAATLPEWNQARTLATAFWQAAASDKRVSDGFRAIATQNLSHIGL; translated from the coding sequence ATGACCACCGACAACCCCCTCGTCCCCAAAGTTTTGCAAGCCCTGCGCCGTCAGGGTGGGGTGCTGTCCAGCGCGGAGTTGCAGGAGCAGTTGGGGGTGAGCCAGCCGACGGTGTCGCGGGCGTTGGCGCCGCTGGTTCAGGCGGGGCAGGTGCAAAAGGTGGGCGCGGCGCGTTCGCAGCGTTATGTGTTGCCGCGCACGGTGGCGGGTGTGGGCCGCGAGGTGCCGGTGATGCGGGTCAACGAGCAGGGTCAGGCGTCGCCTTTTGCCCGCTTGGTGCCCTTGCAAGGTGGTGCTGTTTGGGTGGATGAGGCGGACGGCCTGAGCCAGCAACACGGCGGCTTGCCCTGGTTTCTGGACGACATGCGCCCGCAAGGCTTCATGGGCCGCACTTTTGCCCATGCCCACCCTGAACTGCAACTGGGCACGGACCCGCGCCACTGGAATGACGACGACGTGCTGCGGGCGTTGGCCCTGTTTGGCGATGACTTGCCCGGCAATTTGGTGGTGGGCGAAGCTGCGTTTCAGCGCTTTCACACCCTGCCCCAGCGCGCCTCACGGGCGGAGTCGCACGCCGACTACCCGCGCATGGCCGAGCAAGCGATGCAGGGCACGTTGTCGGGATCGTCAGCAGGGGGTGAGCAGCCTAAGTTTTGTACGCGCCACGGCGAGCGCCATGTGATTGTGAAGTTTTCCCCCGCAGGGGACGCGCCCGTGGACCAGCGCCTGCGGGACTTGCTGGTGTGCGAGCATTTGGCTTTGAGTGTGTTGGCGCAGGCGGGCTTGCCAGCGGCCAAGACGAACATCGTCTCAGGCGGCGGGCGCATTTTTCTGGAGGCCGAGCGGTTTGACCGAACCGCCCACGGCCGCATCGGCATGGTGTCTTTGATGGTGTACGACAACGAATACGTGGGGGAGATGGACAACTGGGCGGCCACGGCCAACCGCATGCTGTCGCGCGGCCTGCTCACCCCAAAGGACGCCCGCACGCTGCGCCTGTTGGAAGCGTATGGCGTGCTGATTGCCAACACCGACCGCCACTACGGCAACATTTCGCTTATTTTGGACCAGGACGACTGGACGCTTTCGCCCACCTACGACATGCTGCCCATGATGTACGCCCCCGTCGGCGGCGAGCTGGTGGCGCGCGACTTTGCCGCCCGGCCCCTGCAACCCACGGCCGCCACCCTGCCGGAGTGGAACCAAGCTCGCACCTTGGCCACCGCGTTTTGGCAAGCCGCAGCCAGCGACAAGCGGGTGTCGGACGGTTTCAGAGCCATTGCGACCCAAAATTTGAGCCATATTGGCCTCTAG
- the ypfH gene encoding esterase, with protein sequence MSDSIIIQKPLHAAQQLLVLHHGVGGNAQDMVPLGQHLAAQFPNAFIVSVHAPYVSDLGSSGAGAQWFSVQGITDENRPTRVAEVMPAFIHNLRYWQQTSGVEPGATAVIGFSQGAIMALEAAQAQAGLAARIVALSGRYAQLPEHAPEKTTLHFIHGKSDPVIQYGHCVTAAERLVRLGGDITADVIPYLLHEVTEEVMDMVVERFTGHIPKHQWEEVQKAAAEHQNLKP encoded by the coding sequence GTGTCTGACTCCATCATCATCCAAAAACCCCTTCATGCCGCGCAGCAACTCTTGGTGTTGCACCACGGCGTGGGCGGCAATGCGCAGGACATGGTGCCCTTGGGGCAACATCTGGCGGCGCAGTTTCCCAACGCCTTTATCGTGAGCGTCCACGCGCCCTATGTCAGCGATCTGGGCAGTAGCGGCGCAGGCGCCCAGTGGTTTTCTGTGCAAGGCATCACCGACGAGAACCGCCCCACGCGCGTGGCCGAGGTCATGCCCGCCTTCATCCACAACCTGCGCTACTGGCAGCAAACCAGCGGCGTCGAGCCTGGCGCTACCGCCGTTATCGGCTTTTCGCAGGGTGCCATCATGGCGCTGGAGGCCGCGCAGGCACAGGCCGGGCTGGCGGCGCGCATCGTCGCACTGTCGGGGCGCTATGCACAGTTGCCTGAGCACGCCCCCGAGAAAACCACACTGCACTTTATCCATGGCAAGTCCGATCCGGTGATTCAATACGGGCACTGCGTGACGGCGGCTGAGCGCTTGGTGCGCTTGGGCGGCGACATCACCGCTGACGTGATTCCCTACCTGCTCCATGAAGTGACAGAAGAAGTGATGGACATGGTGGTTGAGCGCTTTACCGGCCACATTCCCAAACACCAATGGGAAGAGGTGCAAAAGGCAGCTGCCGAGCACCAGAACTTGAAACCCTGA
- a CDS encoding AAA family ATPase, whose protein sequence is MTKTQLRKIVIEKFRALNNVEVEFGDYITVICGKNGTSKSSILGIAAQIFSFEKDYITGASLREFKQISGHGFKSQYKEHIRISEIFDVPGSLSAIIHLHDGYTDQAATANLELMTRGVTENEKKKVLPRPVIRKNSIATGNTSRNFTHPVMRVSRILCKRRLS, encoded by the coding sequence ATGACAAAGACACAACTCAGAAAAATAGTAATTGAAAAATTTCGCGCACTCAACAACGTCGAAGTTGAGTTCGGCGATTACATCACCGTCATTTGCGGAAAGAACGGCACATCCAAATCGTCAATTCTTGGGATCGCAGCGCAAATTTTCAGCTTTGAAAAAGACTACATCACTGGCGCAAGTCTTCGCGAGTTCAAGCAAATCAGCGGTCATGGTTTTAAATCTCAATACAAGGAGCACATCAGAATATCTGAGATATTTGATGTGCCAGGATCGCTGTCTGCCATCATTCATTTGCACGATGGATACACAGACCAAGCTGCTACAGCCAATTTAGAACTGATGACGCGTGGTGTTACTGAAAACGAAAAGAAAAAGGTATTACCGCGCCCTGTCATACGGAAAAACAGTATCGCTACGGGAAACACCAGCAGAAACTTCACGCATCCAGTGATGAGGGTGTCCCGAATTTTGTGTAAACGGCGGTTAAGTTAG
- a CDS encoding IS256 family transposase — MTVEMKPLPAELIDALLADYKKPEDLIGQNGLLTPLTKALVERALQAELTGHLGHGKNQLVANEAGNTRNGCSKKTLKGDFGQLPIEIPRDRAGTFEPQLIGKHQTRWSGFDDKILSLYARGMTVREIQGHLQEMYGAEVSPTLISSVTDAVMDEVKAWQSRPLEALYPIVYMDCIHVKVRDNGTVRVKALYLAIGVNLDGLKEVLGLWMAQTEGAKFWLQVVTELKNRGVADIFIACVDGLKGFPDAIEAVFPKATVQLCIVHMVRHSLNFVGWKQRKEVAADLRLIYAAPTESEAERQLTAFEVKWDDSFAPIGRSWRRNWTRLIPFFEYPPDIRKVIYTTNAIESVNMSLRKITKTRGSFPTEDAVFKLFYLALNNISQKWTMPIRDWKAALNRFTIQFDERMPRV; from the coding sequence ATGACCGTAGAGATGAAACCCTTACCCGCCGAGCTGATTGACGCCCTGTTGGCCGACTACAAAAAGCCCGAAGACCTGATTGGCCAGAATGGCCTCTTGACGCCGCTCACCAAAGCCTTGGTCGAGCGAGCTTTGCAAGCCGAATTGACCGGCCACCTGGGTCACGGCAAGAACCAGTTGGTTGCCAATGAAGCGGGCAACACCCGCAACGGGTGCAGCAAGAAAACGCTCAAAGGCGATTTTGGCCAGCTACCCATAGAAATCCCCCGTGACCGCGCCGGCACCTTCGAGCCCCAACTGATTGGCAAACACCAGACCCGCTGGAGCGGCTTTGACGACAAGATACTGTCGCTGTATGCCCGAGGCATGACGGTACGCGAGATTCAAGGCCATCTGCAGGAGATGTACGGCGCCGAAGTGTCTCCTACCCTGATTTCATCCGTGACCGACGCCGTCATGGACGAGGTCAAAGCCTGGCAGTCGCGCCCCTTGGAGGCGCTGTACCCCATCGTCTACATGGACTGCATTCACGTCAAGGTGCGCGACAACGGTACTGTGCGGGTCAAGGCCCTGTACTTGGCCATTGGCGTCAACCTGGACGGCCTCAAAGAGGTACTGGGCCTGTGGATGGCCCAAACCGAAGGGGCCAAGTTCTGGCTGCAGGTGGTGACTGAACTGAAGAACCGGGGCGTGGCTGACATCTTTATCGCCTGCGTAGATGGGCTCAAAGGTTTCCCTGACGCCATTGAGGCAGTCTTCCCCAAGGCGACGGTGCAGCTTTGCATTGTTCACATGGTGCGTCACAGCCTGAACTTCGTGGGGTGGAAACAGCGCAAGGAAGTCGCCGCGGATTTGCGGCTGATTTACGCTGCGCCCACTGAATCCGAAGCTGAGCGACAACTCACGGCATTCGAGGTCAAATGGGACGATTCCTTCGCTCCGATTGGGCGCTCCTGGCGGCGCAACTGGACACGCTTGATACCGTTCTTTGAATACCCGCCAGACATCCGAAAAGTGATTTACACGACCAACGCCATTGAGTCCGTGAACATGAGCCTGCGCAAAATAACCAAGACCCGCGGCTCGTTCCCAACTGAGGACGCAGTGTTCAAGCTGTTCTATCTGGCACTGAACAACATCAGCCAGAAATGGACGATGCCGATTCGGGATTGGAAGGCTGCTCTGAACCGCTTTACCATTCAGTTTGACGAGCGCATGCCGCGCGTCTAA
- a CDS encoding AAA family ATPase, with product MIFLSLKRLFPIADRDYKEIDLDYLKAPENEFIALTNELLNRNSTQATGTHGTIASAVAHGDNYNHESVSAGEDNAGQIIMALLFFKKLKAEYADYKGGLLLIDEADAGLFPTAQVNLLKILERECKKLNLQVVMTSHSPVMIEYAYEQSQHKYSKKFKTVYLSNTYGSVQVMHDWSWAKTSADIHTRTVSAGPTAILPSVNVYFEDKEAEDFFAALIFRQPIRKFSNPMSGIKMGCTNYVYLLDKKVPEFTVNSVVCLDEDAKSLVKGKGFKTVVLLPGDLPPDQLIFEHLYNLPADDFFWKNNLQFSREVFTNSAGREAIRELGIIGNVVNLKERLAAYRGNKIKRAIFKNFYNSVDFQLLVASSVKPLNAWRHWVENNPQATNVFLEKFKEVLFGVMKEGYAVDDAKLTALQIKLKKVPDVLK from the coding sequence GTGATTTTTTTGAGTTTAAAGCGACTCTTTCCAATCGCAGATCGAGACTATAAAGAAATAGATCTCGATTATTTGAAAGCCCCTGAGAACGAGTTCATTGCACTAACCAACGAGCTGCTAAATCGCAACTCGACTCAAGCCACAGGCACTCACGGAACAATTGCTTCTGCCGTTGCTCATGGTGACAACTACAACCATGAGTCAGTCTCTGCGGGCGAAGACAATGCGGGTCAGATCATCATGGCGCTGCTGTTCTTCAAAAAACTCAAAGCGGAATATGCCGACTACAAAGGTGGTTTGCTGCTGATTGATGAGGCTGATGCTGGCTTGTTTCCAACTGCTCAAGTCAACCTGCTGAAGATTCTTGAACGTGAATGCAAGAAGCTCAATTTGCAGGTGGTTATGACGTCTCACTCACCTGTCATGATTGAGTACGCATACGAGCAAAGTCAGCACAAATACAGTAAAAAGTTCAAAACCGTCTATTTGAGCAATACGTATGGATCTGTTCAGGTCATGCATGATTGGTCTTGGGCGAAGACTAGCGCCGACATCCACACGAGAACTGTCAGCGCAGGACCAACAGCTATCCTTCCGAGCGTCAATGTTTATTTTGAAGACAAAGAGGCTGAGGATTTCTTCGCGGCATTAATTTTCCGGCAGCCAATTAGGAAATTTTCTAATCCGATGTCGGGCATCAAGATGGGTTGCACAAATTACGTGTATTTGCTTGATAAAAAAGTGCCAGAATTTACCGTGAATAGTGTTGTTTGTTTAGACGAAGACGCCAAGTCACTCGTCAAGGGAAAAGGGTTTAAAACTGTCGTTCTTCTCCCCGGAGATTTGCCGCCAGATCAGCTGATTTTTGAGCATCTTTACAACTTGCCTGCTGATGATTTTTTTTGGAAAAACAACTTGCAGTTTTCCCGCGAAGTCTTTACCAATTCAGCTGGCCGCGAGGCAATTAGGGAGTTGGGCATCATTGGTAACGTAGTGAATCTTAAAGAGCGTCTTGCTGCTTACCGTGGAAACAAGATAAAACGGGCTATTTTCAAGAATTTTTATAATTCTGTTGATTTCCAATTGCTGGTCGCCTCGAGTGTTAAACCGCTCAACGCGTGGCGGCATTGGGTTGAAAATAATCCGCAGGCAACTAACGTATTCTTGGAAAAATTCAAGGAAGTGCTATTCGGCGTCATGAAAGAGGGCTACGCCGTGGACGATGCCAAACTAACCGCGCTGCAAATCAAACTGAAGAAGGTGCCTGATGTTCTCAAATAG
- a CDS encoding DNA adenine methylase, whose product MFHGHASHIHINDADPAVFAFWVSVTQHSAELLELLASTPITIEEWFKWRSVLREDCQASLVEKGFATLFMNRTNRSGILKAGVIGGKNQEGAYKLDARFKKDVITARIKEIAKRANKITVYCEDSLALLKRGKEFLPKKSLIYLDPPYYVKGKGLYRNYYEHDDHVAIAKTINAKGFKRHWVVSYDNADEIRAMYQLVNSKTYGLNYTAQRRYVGNEVMFFSQDLIISDDDIPQTKKVA is encoded by the coding sequence CTGTTTCATGGACATGCAAGCCATATTCATATCAACGATGCAGACCCCGCAGTGTTTGCATTTTGGGTTTCTGTGACGCAGCACTCTGCGGAATTGCTTGAGTTGCTGGCATCGACGCCTATCACTATCGAAGAATGGTTCAAGTGGCGTTCGGTACTGCGCGAAGACTGCCAAGCCAGCTTGGTCGAAAAGGGGTTTGCTACCTTGTTCATGAACAGAACCAACCGTTCTGGTATTTTGAAAGCGGGCGTCATTGGTGGGAAGAACCAGGAAGGAGCCTACAAACTGGATGCCCGCTTCAAAAAGGATGTCATTACCGCACGCATTAAGGAAATCGCTAAACGTGCAAATAAGATTACCGTGTACTGTGAAGATTCTTTGGCTCTTCTGAAACGTGGCAAAGAGTTTCTGCCGAAAAAGTCGCTGATCTATCTTGACCCGCCTTACTATGTCAAAGGCAAGGGTCTGTACCGAAACTATTACGAGCACGACGATCATGTTGCGATCGCGAAAACTATCAATGCTAAAGGCTTCAAGCGGCATTGGGTCGTGTCTTATGACAATGCAGACGAAATCCGCGCCATGTACCAACTCGTCAACTCGAAAACATACGGGCTCAATTACACGGCCCAACGGCGTTACGTAGGCAATGAAGTCATGTTTTTTAGCCAAGACCTAATTATTTCTGATGACGATATCCCACAGACAAAAAAAGTCGCTTGA
- a CDS encoding NAD(P)-dependent alcohol dehydrogenase: MTAMMKAAVFVSPGRIELADKPIPNVGPNDALVRITTTTICGTDVHILKGEYPVAKGLTVGHEPVGVIEKLGSAVQGYTEGQRVIAGAICPNFNSYAAQDGLASQDGSYLVGQGLCGCHGYKATAGWRFGNLIDGTQAQYVLVPDAQANLAPIPYGLTDEQVLMCPDIMSTGFKGAENANIRIGDTVVIFAQGPIGLCATAGARLLGASTIIGVDGNDHRLGIAKKLGADVTLNFNNCDVVAEVMKLTGGRGADSAIEALGTQGTFESALRVLKPGGTLSSLGVYSSDLTIPLGAFAAGLGDHRINTALCPGGKERMRRLMNIVASGRLDLGVMVTHHYKLDDIVEAYDLFSHQRDGVLKVAIKPW; this comes from the coding sequence ATGACCGCCATGATGAAAGCCGCCGTATTTGTTTCCCCGGGTCGCATTGAGTTGGCCGACAAGCCGATTCCCAATGTGGGGCCCAACGACGCCTTGGTGCGCATCACCACCACCACCATTTGTGGCACCGACGTGCACATCCTCAAAGGCGAGTACCCGGTGGCCAAAGGCCTGACCGTGGGCCACGAGCCGGTGGGCGTGATCGAAAAATTGGGCAGCGCCGTGCAAGGCTACACCGAGGGCCAGCGCGTGATTGCCGGAGCCATTTGCCCCAACTTCAATTCCTATGCCGCGCAAGATGGTCTTGCGTCGCAAGACGGCAGCTACCTGGTGGGCCAAGGCCTGTGCGGCTGCCACGGCTACAAAGCCACGGCCGGCTGGCGCTTTGGCAACCTGATTGACGGCACCCAGGCGCAGTACGTGTTGGTGCCCGACGCGCAAGCCAACCTCGCCCCCATTCCCTACGGTCTGACCGATGAGCAAGTGCTGATGTGCCCCGACATCATGTCCACCGGTTTCAAAGGCGCAGAGAACGCCAACATTCGGATCGGGGACACAGTGGTGATTTTTGCGCAAGGCCCCATTGGCCTGTGCGCCACGGCAGGTGCCCGTTTACTGGGGGCGTCCACCATCATTGGTGTGGACGGCAACGACCACCGCTTGGGCATTGCCAAAAAACTGGGGGCTGATGTCACGCTCAATTTCAACAACTGTGACGTGGTGGCTGAGGTGATGAAGCTCACCGGCGGGCGTGGTGCGGACTCGGCCATCGAGGCGCTGGGAACGCAGGGCACATTCGAGTCGGCATTGCGCGTGCTCAAACCCGGTGGCACTTTGTCGAGCCTGGGCGTTTACTCCTCCGATCTCACCATTCCCCTAGGCGCCTTTGCCGCGGGGCTAGGCGACCACCGCATCAACACCGCCTTGTGCCCCGGCGGTAAAGAGCGAATGCGCAGGCTCATGAATATTGTGGCGTCGGGCCGGCTGGACTTGGGTGTCATGGTGACGCACCACTACAAACTCGACGACATCGTGGAAGCCTACGACCTATTTTCGCACCAACGCGATGGCGTGCTGAAGGTGGCGATCAAGCCTTGGTAA
- a CDS encoding tRNA-uridine aminocarboxypropyltransferase: MPHAVSRLRAARLARSSKPFLARGGPRGERCAGCRLVPSHCICALHPVVPTRAGVCLLMADIEPLKPSNTGWLIADVVPDTFAFGWARTLVDPALLTLLADPQWQPYVVFPGEFVTPERVVTEVQTSVAPTGSVVKRPLFVLLDATWPEARKMFRKSPYLDRFPVLSLHPEQLSRYKLRRSRRDDHFCTSEVAGLCLDLAGETRAAQTLETYLDVFTHHYLQAKNQLPADLEGVAHQQLRSLIT, from the coding sequence ATGCCCCACGCCGTCTCTCGCCTGCGCGCTGCCCGCCTTGCGCGCAGCTCCAAACCTTTTCTGGCCCGTGGCGGGCCGCGTGGCGAGCGTTGCGCGGGTTGCCGGCTGGTGCCGAGCCACTGCATCTGCGCCTTGCACCCTGTCGTGCCGACACGCGCCGGGGTGTGCCTGCTGATGGCCGACATTGAGCCGCTCAAACCCAGCAACACCGGCTGGCTGATTGCCGATGTGGTCCCCGACACGTTTGCCTTTGGCTGGGCGCGCACGTTGGTCGACCCCGCGTTGCTGACCCTGCTGGCCGACCCGCAGTGGCAGCCCTATGTGGTGTTTCCGGGTGAGTTTGTGACCCCTGAGCGGGTCGTCACCGAGGTACAAACCTCGGTGGCTCCGACTGGCTCAGTGGTCAAGCGCCCCTTGTTTGTGTTGCTGGACGCCACCTGGCCCGAGGCACGCAAGATGTTTCGCAAAAGCCCTTATTTGGATCGTTTTCCTGTGCTCAGTCTGCACCCCGAGCAGCTATCGCGTTACAAGCTGCGCCGGTCCCGACGCGATGACCACTTTTGCACATCCGAAGTCGCAGGCCTGTGCCTAGACTTGGCTGGCGAGACACGGGCGGCGCAAACATTGGAGACGTATCTCGATGTGTTCACTCACCATTACCTGCAAGCCAAGAACCAACTCCCAGCCGACCTAGAGGGTGTTGCCCATCAGCAGTTGCGCAGCCTCATCACTTGA